One Meriones unguiculatus strain TT.TT164.6M chromosome 5, Bangor_MerUng_6.1, whole genome shotgun sequence DNA segment encodes these proteins:
- the LOC110548318 gene encoding gamma-aminobutyric acid receptor-associated protein-like 2 produces MKWMFKEDHSLEHRCVESAKIRAKYPDRVPVIVEMVSGFQIIDTDKRKYLVPSDITVAQCMWIIRKRIQLPSEKAIFLFVDKTVPQSSLTMGQLYEKEKDEDGFLYVAYSGENTFGF; encoded by the coding sequence ATGAAGTGGATGTTTAAGGAGGACCACTCGCTGGAACACAGATGCGTGGAATCCGCGAAGATCAGAGCGAAGTACCCCGACCGGGTTCCGGTGATCGTGGAAATGGTCTCAGGCTTTCAGATTATTGACACTGACAAAAGGAAGTACTTGGTTCCATCTGACATCACTGTGGCTCAGTGCATGTGGATCATCAGGAAAAGAATCCAGCTTCCTTCTGAGAAGGCCATCTTCCTGTTTGTGGACAAGACAGTCCCACAGTCCAGCCTAACTATGGGACAGCTTTACGAGAAGGAAAAAGATGAAGATGGATTCTTGTATGTGGCCTACAGCGGAGAG